In Desulfomonile tiedjei DSM 6799, a genomic segment contains:
- a CDS encoding cyclase family protein has protein sequence MPLYDATLALHEKMAIFPGDPPFKMTPLFQTTMGDKFNLSTITMGTHTGTHVDPPAHYLNWGYTVDEIPLETLIGPGKILDLTGHPELNRDVLHSCDLKGVARVFFKTDNSRKLLEPDFHENYVSLTKDGASYLSESGIRMVGTDYFSIETYHSSAAEVHHILLQAGILVVESLNLGHIPAGPCTIYCLPLKILGADGAPARVLIEMD, from the coding sequence ATGCCGCTCTATGATGCAACATTGGCCCTGCACGAAAAAATGGCCATTTTCCCCGGCGACCCTCCTTTCAAGATGACTCCCCTTTTTCAGACAACCATGGGAGATAAATTTAATCTATCCACCATTACCATGGGAACACATACGGGTACTCATGTCGATCCGCCGGCGCATTACCTGAATTGGGGGTATACAGTCGACGAAATTCCTCTAGAGACACTCATCGGTCCGGGGAAAATCCTGGATTTGACGGGCCACCCCGAGCTGAATCGAGATGTCCTGCATTCATGTGACCTGAAGGGCGTTGCCCGGGTTTTCTTCAAAACCGACAACAGCCGGAAACTTCTGGAGCCCGATTTTCATGAGAATTACGTGTCGCTTACGAAGGATGGAGCCTCTTATCTATCCGAGTCAGGCATCAGAATGGTTGGAACGGATTATTTTTCTATAGAAACGTACCACAGCTCGGCAGCAGAGGTTCATCACATATTGTTGCAGGCAGGAATTCTTGTTGTGGAGAGTCTCAATCTGGGGCACATACCTGCAGGCCCGTGCACGATCTACTGTCTTCCACTGAAGATTTTAGGGGCGGACGGAGCACCTGCTCGAGTACTCATAGAAATGGACTGA
- the gmhB gene encoding D-glycero-beta-D-manno-heptose 1,7-bisphosphate 7-phosphatase, with amino-acid sequence MRRKRIIAADLKSQAPGTLNKNMPRKAIFLDRDGVINHKLPEDHYVSSIEQFVFLDGVAEALRLLRDMGFVLVVITNQRGIARNLMTESDLEKVHNHMRSVLARNGVVLDAVYHCPHEKDELCNCRKPQPGMILQAQRDLGIDLNLSYLVGDSPSDMEAGSRAGVRSVRITDGQDDTAHAVFKDLLDFARDLANRQNTVQDVTV; translated from the coding sequence ATGCGTCGAAAACGTATCATTGCTGCCGATCTGAAGTCTCAGGCTCCGGGCACCCTCAACAAGAATATGCCGCGTAAAGCTATTTTCCTCGACCGGGACGGTGTTATTAACCACAAGTTACCGGAAGATCATTACGTTTCTTCTATAGAACAATTCGTTTTCCTGGACGGGGTCGCGGAAGCGCTTCGTCTCTTGCGCGATATGGGGTTCGTTCTCGTAGTGATCACGAATCAGCGGGGAATCGCTCGAAATTTGATGACTGAATCGGATCTCGAAAAAGTGCACAATCATATGCGTTCAGTATTGGCTCGAAACGGCGTGGTTCTTGATGCTGTGTATCATTGTCCCCATGAAAAGGACGAACTCTGCAATTGTCGAAAACCTCAACCTGGCATGATCCTGCAGGCTCAACGGGATCTTGGCATCGACCTGAATTTGTCTTACCTGGTGGGGGATTCTCCTTCAGATATGGAAGCGGGAAGCAGAGCCGGAGTTCGCTCGGTGCGGATAACCGATGGGCAGGATGATACTGCTCATGCAGTGTTCAAGGATTTATTGGATTTTGCCCGTGATCTGGCAAACCGTCAAAATACCGTCCAGGATGTGACCGTTTGA
- a CDS encoding YkgJ family cysteine cluster protein produces the protein MSNVQGWPPLDANARLSVESEFCFGCGPHVPCFTECCGKLELLLTPYDVLRLKNRLQLTSEEFLDRYTVMRWRTAHGFPEVLMEMDCASGKRCPFVTPTGCSVYEDRPGACRIYPLGRASTSHVMDGSHREFYFTVREDHCRGFEEKKSWKVSEWLSDQGMEDYNRINDLLMELYVMRNRGKSVEFSPQHLQMFVMSCYNLEKFRQFVFKSRFLDKFELDPEMVAEIEADDTKLLEFAFLWLKFALFREPVLKPKS, from the coding sequence ATGAGTAATGTTCAGGGCTGGCCTCCTCTGGACGCGAATGCCCGCTTGTCTGTAGAAAGCGAGTTTTGCTTTGGGTGCGGACCGCACGTTCCCTGTTTTACCGAGTGCTGCGGAAAACTGGAACTGCTGCTTACTCCTTATGATGTACTGCGGTTGAAGAATCGGCTGCAGCTCACATCAGAGGAGTTCCTGGACCGGTACACCGTCATGCGGTGGCGCACTGCTCACGGATTTCCCGAAGTCCTCATGGAAATGGACTGTGCTTCGGGGAAACGATGTCCTTTTGTTACCCCCACGGGCTGTTCCGTGTACGAAGACAGGCCTGGAGCGTGCAGGATTTATCCGCTCGGGCGGGCTTCCACATCTCATGTTATGGATGGATCTCACAGGGAATTCTATTTTACCGTACGCGAGGATCATTGCAGAGGCTTTGAAGAAAAGAAATCATGGAAAGTCTCCGAGTGGCTGAGCGACCAGGGGATGGAAGATTATAACCGAATCAACGATCTCCTCATGGAATTGTACGTAATGCGGAATCGCGGCAAATCCGTTGAATTCAGCCCCCAGCATCTCCAGATGTTCGTCATGTCCTGTTACAATTTGGAGAAATTTCGGCAATTCGTATTCAAGAGTCGATTTCTGGATAAATTCGAGCTTGATCCTGAGATGGTGGCCGAGATCGAAGCAGACGATACCAAATTGCTCGAATTTGCGTTTCTCTGGCTGAAATTCGCTTTGTTTCGGGAACCGGTTCTGAAGCCGAAGTCATAA
- a CDS encoding nucleotide sugar dehydrogenase, producing the protein MQTFSVSPEGEKFPLPTDEDYQKEFRRLQDLADRHRQMGQEIVVVLGMGFVGAVMAAVIADSTDDSGKPGKFVIGMQRPSTRSYWKIPLIQRGIAPMKAEDPEVEKIIHRCVVEKESLTASYTYQALTLADVVVVDVQCDYIKESLNNVSTGYVQMEDLEKALEITGELIPSNALVLIETTVPPGTTEQVAYPLVKKAFKKRGITSEPLLAHSYERVMPGKDYVSSIRNFWRVCSGVNSESRERVIKFLTEVLDTKNFPLTVLERPIESETAKIVENSFRASILAFLNEWSLFAERNGVDLVKVIQAIKVRPTHSNIIFPGPGIGGYCLPKDGGLAVWAYKHLLGFEDDLFKITPAAININDTRALHVPELARDALRNMGKYIAASKVTILGASYREDVGDTRYSGSEVIIRRLVEMGAEICVYDPYVDHWWEFEAQETYPTPGKSRGRFFRSQKKLSEMRMEPDLDTALADADVVIFAVRHKQFLNLPPADVVKAAGGPLAVIDCFGILDDEKIKEYFQLGCEVKGLGRGHINRLKKQYKR; encoded by the coding sequence ATGCAGACTTTTTCCGTGAGTCCCGAGGGAGAGAAATTCCCTCTTCCCACAGATGAAGATTACCAAAAAGAATTCAGACGACTCCAGGACCTAGCTGACCGGCACAGGCAGATGGGGCAAGAAATTGTCGTGGTGTTGGGCATGGGGTTCGTCGGAGCTGTGATGGCTGCAGTTATTGCGGACTCTACGGATGATTCGGGAAAACCGGGCAAATTCGTCATCGGAATGCAACGACCCAGCACCCGGAGTTACTGGAAAATTCCTCTGATCCAGAGAGGAATTGCTCCCATGAAGGCTGAAGACCCTGAAGTCGAGAAAATCATTCATCGCTGTGTTGTCGAAAAAGAATCGCTTACTGCTTCGTATACGTACCAGGCTTTGACGCTCGCTGATGTCGTAGTTGTAGACGTGCAATGCGATTACATCAAAGAATCCTTGAATAATGTGAGCACCGGGTACGTTCAGATGGAAGATCTGGAAAAGGCTCTTGAGATCACGGGAGAACTGATTCCCTCGAATGCCCTGGTGCTCATAGAAACCACCGTTCCTCCGGGTACGACCGAACAGGTGGCATATCCATTAGTGAAAAAAGCATTCAAGAAGAGGGGAATAACCTCGGAACCTCTCCTCGCGCACAGCTATGAACGGGTCATGCCCGGCAAGGATTACGTTTCTTCCATAAGAAATTTCTGGAGAGTATGCAGCGGAGTGAATTCGGAATCGCGGGAACGGGTTATCAAATTCCTCACTGAAGTCCTGGACACAAAGAATTTTCCTCTCACGGTTCTCGAACGCCCCATTGAATCTGAGACCGCCAAAATAGTCGAGAACAGCTTTCGCGCCAGCATTCTTGCGTTTCTCAATGAATGGAGCCTGTTTGCCGAGCGCAATGGAGTGGATCTTGTAAAAGTGATTCAGGCAATTAAAGTGAGGCCTACCCATTCCAATATCATCTTCCCCGGCCCGGGAATCGGCGGCTATTGCCTCCCCAAAGATGGCGGATTGGCTGTGTGGGCGTACAAACATCTCCTCGGATTCGAGGACGATCTGTTCAAGATTACTCCTGCAGCGATCAACATCAACGATACGCGCGCTCTTCACGTCCCGGAACTGGCCAGAGACGCGCTGCGAAATATGGGCAAGTACATCGCTGCCTCAAAAGTGACTATCCTCGGTGCATCGTATCGAGAGGATGTGGGAGACACGCGATACAGCGGTTCCGAAGTGATAATCCGGCGGCTCGTGGAAATGGGTGCTGAAATCTGTGTTTACGATCCATATGTGGATCACTGGTGGGAATTCGAGGCCCAGGAAACGTACCCGACGCCGGGAAAGAGTCGGGGGCGTTTTTTCAGAAGCCAGAAGAAATTGTCCGAAATGCGCATGGAACCAGATCTTGATACAGCGCTCGCGGATGCGGATGTCGTGATTTTTGCGGTACGCCACAAGCAATTCCTGAATCTCCCTCCCGCAGATGTGGTGAAAGCAGCAGGTGGACCGCTGGCAGTGATCGATTGTTTCGGAATTCTCGATGACGAAAAAATAAAGGAATACTTTCAACTGGGTTGCGAAGTGAAAGGATTGGGACGCGGCCATATCAATAGACTGAAGAAACAATACAAACGCTAA
- the leuS gene encoding leucine--tRNA ligase, translating into MERKYNPEAIEKKWQNFWDKEKLFKVELNSSKEKYYLLEMFPYPSGRIHMGHVRNYSIGDVVARFKMMQGLNVLHPMGWDAFGMPAENAAIKHGSHPAKWTMQNIDEMRRQLKRMGFSYDWDREIATCHPEYYRWEQWLFARMMDRGLVYRKKSIVNYCEPCQTVLANEQVEDGACWRCGTPVVHKDQEGWFFKITDYAAELLEWCDKLPGWPEKVLIMQRNWIGRSEGAKILFGIENSDESIEVFTTRPDTLYGATFMSLAPEHPLALRLSKGTPQETKVRDFVQKVLQQEWENRVGDQAEKEGVFTGAYCINPVTGWRMPIYVANFVLYEYGTGAVMAVPAHDQRDFEFAKKYGLRIVVVIQPEGQPLNAETMTEAYVDPGVLVNSNGFDGTENESAKKAICDKLASENKGGATINYRIRDWGISRQRYWGAPIPIIHCPKCGAVPVPDADLPVVLPVDIEFPTNGRSPLPDLDWWVNVPCPKCGEPARRETDTMDTFVESSWYFDRYACPRYDKGIIDPETNEYWLPVDQYIGGIEHAILHLLYSRFFTKVLRDLGIKKWDEPFTNLLTQGMVIKDGAKMSKSKGNVVDPEELIDRYGADTVRLFCLFAAPPERDLEWTSEGVEGSYRFIGRVWNLVAQLGNYRIPKTAAEDTDRSRQIRRLTHKTIKKVTDDIQNRFHFNTAVAAVMEMANEIGKTMQEEAQPAPAIALALHEAVRSMIILLSPFIPHVCEELWEALGEKPGMVRIPWPSYDPALLEQNQVVLVVQVNGKKRGEIVVSVDASEEEIRTTALEQENVGKFLEGKSIRKTVLVPGRILNLVVG; encoded by the coding sequence ATGGAACGTAAATACAACCCAGAGGCAATCGAGAAAAAATGGCAGAATTTCTGGGATAAAGAAAAACTCTTTAAAGTGGAGCTCAATTCCTCCAAGGAAAAATACTACCTGCTTGAAATGTTTCCCTATCCTTCGGGACGCATCCATATGGGGCACGTAAGAAATTATTCCATCGGCGATGTTGTGGCACGTTTCAAGATGATGCAAGGGTTGAACGTCCTCCACCCCATGGGCTGGGACGCATTCGGTATGCCCGCGGAAAATGCAGCCATAAAGCACGGGTCTCATCCTGCAAAATGGACTATGCAAAACATCGACGAAATGCGCAGGCAACTGAAACGCATGGGCTTTTCATACGATTGGGACAGGGAAATAGCCACCTGCCACCCTGAATATTATCGATGGGAACAATGGCTGTTCGCGAGGATGATGGACAGAGGTCTGGTGTACAGAAAGAAATCCATCGTCAATTATTGTGAGCCCTGCCAGACGGTCCTTGCCAACGAGCAAGTGGAAGATGGGGCATGCTGGCGCTGCGGCACGCCAGTCGTTCATAAAGATCAGGAAGGCTGGTTCTTCAAGATCACCGATTATGCGGCAGAGCTCCTTGAATGGTGTGACAAGCTCCCAGGCTGGCCGGAAAAAGTTCTCATTATGCAGCGGAACTGGATCGGTCGGAGTGAAGGAGCCAAAATTCTGTTTGGAATCGAGAATTCCGATGAATCCATAGAAGTATTTACCACAAGGCCGGACACGCTGTACGGCGCCACTTTCATGAGCCTTGCTCCGGAACATCCGCTTGCATTGAGGCTGTCGAAGGGGACTCCTCAGGAAACCAAGGTGCGGGATTTCGTTCAGAAAGTTCTGCAGCAGGAATGGGAAAATCGCGTGGGCGATCAGGCCGAAAAAGAAGGCGTATTCACCGGAGCTTACTGCATTAACCCGGTTACCGGCTGGAGGATGCCTATCTACGTTGCCAATTTCGTCCTCTACGAATACGGCACGGGCGCTGTCATGGCGGTTCCGGCACACGATCAAAGGGATTTCGAATTCGCAAAAAAATACGGCCTGAGAATAGTAGTGGTCATTCAGCCTGAAGGCCAACCCCTCAATGCAGAGACCATGACGGAAGCGTACGTGGACCCTGGAGTTCTGGTCAATTCCAACGGCTTTGATGGCACGGAAAATGAGTCTGCAAAGAAAGCGATTTGCGATAAGCTGGCTTCCGAGAATAAGGGCGGCGCAACAATCAACTACAGGATTCGAGACTGGGGAATTTCCAGGCAAAGATACTGGGGCGCTCCCATTCCGATTATCCACTGTCCGAAATGTGGAGCAGTCCCCGTTCCTGATGCAGATTTGCCCGTTGTGCTGCCGGTTGATATAGAGTTTCCCACGAACGGTCGTTCTCCCCTCCCCGACCTGGACTGGTGGGTGAATGTGCCCTGCCCCAAGTGCGGTGAACCTGCACGACGTGAAACCGACACCATGGACACGTTTGTGGAATCTTCATGGTACTTCGACCGGTATGCCTGTCCGAGGTACGACAAGGGAATTATCGACCCGGAAACAAACGAGTACTGGTTGCCTGTAGATCAGTACATCGGGGGGATCGAACACGCGATACTCCATCTGCTGTACTCACGGTTCTTCACCAAAGTCCTGAGGGATCTCGGCATCAAAAAGTGGGACGAACCTTTCACGAACCTGCTCACCCAGGGCATGGTCATTAAAGACGGTGCGAAGATGTCCAAATCCAAGGGCAATGTGGTGGACCCCGAAGAGCTCATCGATAGGTACGGCGCGGATACGGTCAGGCTGTTCTGCCTGTTTGCCGCTCCGCCGGAGAGGGACCTCGAGTGGACGTCAGAAGGAGTCGAAGGTTCGTACCGGTTCATCGGACGTGTGTGGAATCTCGTCGCACAACTGGGGAACTACAGAATTCCGAAAACTGCCGCGGAAGACACGGATCGCTCCAGGCAGATCAGACGATTGACCCACAAAACCATCAAGAAGGTCACTGACGACATCCAGAATCGTTTTCATTTCAACACTGCGGTTGCTGCGGTAATGGAAATGGCAAACGAGATCGGGAAAACGATGCAGGAAGAAGCCCAGCCGGCTCCAGCCATTGCCTTGGCTTTACATGAGGCCGTGCGCAGTATGATTATTCTCTTGTCGCCTTTCATCCCCCATGTGTGTGAGGAGCTGTGGGAAGCTCTCGGAGAAAAGCCCGGAATGGTCCGCATTCCCTGGCCGAGTTACGATCCCGCTTTGCTGGAGCAGAACCAGGTGGTTCTGGTGGTCCAGGTGAATGGGAAGAAACGGGGAGAAATCGTGGTCTCAGTGGATGCGTCAGAGGAGGAGATCCGTACCACGGCTTTGGAGCAGGAGAATGTGGGAAAATTCCTTGAAGGCAAGTCCATTCGCAAGACTGTTCTGGTGCCGGGACGCATTCTCAATCTGGTGGTGGGATGA
- the lptE gene encoding LptE family protein, translated as MCGSNIVPSGAVPLFTESQHIMLPARPLSPYRRLAALIVLGGTMLVMASCGYRFSGALEESKFPSDVKTCVVESAKNQTTVTGIETELTNDLRNEFALGTRLTLVRDGGDAIFKTVIHSYEDTPSMYRADGKELTRSGVLRVLCVLERSDSKKVLWKKDIFASSTYDVTDTIAGTLSNRRRAISRIIKDLVPRIHRSMYDNF; from the coding sequence GTGTGTGGATCAAACATTGTCCCGTCCGGAGCCGTGCCCTTATTCACTGAAAGTCAGCACATAATGCTTCCAGCCCGTCCGCTGTCCCCATATCGCAGATTAGCAGCATTAATCGTGCTGGGCGGGACTATGCTCGTAATGGCTTCCTGCGGGTACCGCTTCAGTGGAGCTCTGGAAGAATCAAAGTTTCCTTCTGACGTGAAGACCTGTGTGGTCGAGAGCGCAAAAAACCAGACGACGGTGACGGGAATTGAGACTGAACTCACCAACGATCTTCGGAATGAGTTCGCTCTCGGAACCCGACTCACTCTTGTGAGGGATGGGGGTGACGCAATCTTCAAAACCGTTATTCATTCGTATGAAGATACTCCTTCCATGTACCGGGCCGACGGAAAAGAACTTACCCGGTCCGGCGTGTTGCGGGTACTTTGCGTTCTCGAGCGATCGGATTCAAAAAAGGTCCTGTGGAAAAAGGACATCTTCGCATCCAGCACGTATGATGTCACCGATACTATTGCCGGTACTCTTTCCAATCGACGTCGAGCGATATCCCGGATAATCAAGGATCTCGTACCCAGAATTCATCGATCGATGTACGATAATTTTTGA
- the mdh gene encoding malate dehydrogenase — MGKKKITVVGSGNVGASVAAYASAQELGDIVLLDVIEGMPQGKGLDMWEATPVLGVDTRVLGTNQYEMTEGSDVIIVTAGIARKPGMSRDDLLATNVRIVAEVAEKASKFSPDAIMIIVSNPLDAMVYTAWKKSGYDPARILGMAGVLDTARFRSFLAEEIGVSVEDIHALVLGGHGDTMVPLTRYCFVGGIPITNFISEGRLAEIVQRTRQGGAEIVNLLKTGSAFYAPAASSVEMAKSILRDKKRLLPVAAYLNGEYGEKGIFVGVPAILGTSGVEKVIEIELLPEEQEAFDKSVEAVKGLVKEVDALL; from the coding sequence ATGGGTAAGAAGAAAATCACAGTGGTTGGATCGGGAAACGTTGGTGCGTCCGTGGCAGCGTATGCTTCGGCGCAGGAACTCGGCGATATTGTGCTCCTTGATGTTATCGAAGGTATGCCCCAGGGAAAAGGTCTCGATATGTGGGAAGCAACTCCGGTTCTCGGAGTGGACACCCGCGTCCTCGGTACAAATCAGTACGAAATGACTGAAGGTAGTGACGTCATCATCGTTACGGCCGGCATTGCACGGAAACCGGGCATGAGCCGCGACGATCTCCTGGCCACCAATGTGAGAATCGTAGCTGAGGTGGCGGAAAAGGCATCGAAATTTTCTCCTGACGCGATCATGATCATTGTGTCCAATCCACTTGATGCGATGGTGTATACCGCATGGAAGAAGTCGGGCTATGACCCCGCGCGGATTCTCGGTATGGCCGGTGTACTCGACACTGCCCGTTTCAGAAGCTTCCTTGCCGAAGAAATCGGAGTTTCGGTGGAAGACATACACGCTCTCGTCCTGGGCGGCCATGGTGACACCATGGTTCCCCTCACCAGATATTGCTTCGTTGGCGGCATCCCTATCACCAATTTTATCTCCGAGGGCAGACTGGCAGAAATAGTCCAGAGGACGCGTCAAGGCGGGGCCGAAATCGTCAACCTGCTCAAGACAGGAAGTGCATTCTATGCTCCTGCCGCCTCTTCCGTTGAAATGGCAAAATCGATCCTGCGGGACAAGAAACGTCTCCTGCCCGTAGCTGCGTACCTCAATGGCGAATACGGGGAAAAAGGCATATTCGTGGGAGTACCCGCGATACTCGGCACATCGGGAGTGGAAAAGGTAATCGAAATAGAACTACTCCCCGAAGAGCAGGAAGCATTCGACAAATCCGTCGAAGCCGTAAAGGGTCTCGTAAAAGAGGTGGACGCCCTTCTCTAA
- the miaB gene encoding tRNA (N6-isopentenyl adenosine(37)-C2)-methylthiotransferase MiaB produces MTRRTYYIETYGCQMNEHDSEKMAAMLDKLGMSAASAPDTAEVLIINTCSIREKAEHKVYSALGKFKSLKTRKPDTAIIVAGCVAQQEKNKLLKKVPHLDAVLGTHHISELPRILDKIRAKKSRITSTDFVEDVQSLHMVAPLKGANPVCSFVTIMQGCSNFCTYCVVPFTRGPEQSRHMDEILEEVTRLAGTGIREITLLGQNVNAYGKDLARGYAFADLLRHLDGIPGLARIRFTTSHPRDFDDSIIAAMTNLETVCEHIHLPLQSGSDSVLSAMHRGYSFAEYLAKVDSLRDSIPHVAITTDMIVGFPGETEADFMKTLEALERIRFDQIFSFKYSARPSTAAQSMPDHIPESVKIERLSRVHELQDQITEQYHRSAEGSVEEILAEGIRPQSSQVFGRTRTNKIVNLEDPDLICPGELVRVRITEGLKHSLRAVRAV; encoded by the coding sequence GTGACTCGCAGAACGTACTATATAGAAACATACGGTTGCCAGATGAACGAGCATGACTCGGAAAAGATGGCCGCAATGCTCGATAAGCTCGGAATGTCCGCCGCTTCAGCCCCGGATACGGCCGAGGTGCTCATCATTAACACCTGCTCGATCAGAGAAAAAGCCGAACACAAAGTGTACAGTGCGCTTGGTAAATTCAAATCTCTCAAGACGAGAAAACCTGACACTGCAATCATTGTTGCAGGGTGCGTCGCACAACAGGAGAAGAACAAGCTTCTCAAGAAAGTCCCTCATCTGGACGCGGTACTAGGCACTCACCACATTTCCGAACTTCCGCGAATTCTGGATAAAATCAGAGCGAAAAAATCCCGGATCACCAGCACGGATTTCGTTGAAGATGTACAGTCACTTCATATGGTTGCACCGCTCAAAGGCGCGAATCCGGTGTGCTCGTTTGTCACTATCATGCAGGGGTGCTCGAATTTCTGCACGTACTGCGTCGTTCCATTCACTCGAGGGCCCGAGCAAAGTCGACATATGGACGAAATTCTTGAAGAAGTTACCCGACTTGCGGGCACGGGAATCCGAGAGATCACGCTTCTCGGACAAAATGTGAACGCGTACGGCAAAGATCTGGCTCGTGGTTACGCATTCGCGGATTTGCTCAGGCACCTCGACGGAATACCCGGTCTGGCGAGAATTCGATTCACCACTTCTCACCCCAGAGATTTCGACGATTCCATCATCGCGGCAATGACAAATCTGGAAACCGTTTGCGAACACATACATCTTCCTCTGCAGAGCGGCTCTGATAGTGTTTTGTCGGCAATGCACAGAGGATATTCTTTTGCCGAATATCTGGCTAAAGTAGACAGTCTGCGCGATTCCATCCCACACGTGGCAATTACGACGGATATGATCGTGGGGTTTCCCGGTGAAACCGAGGCAGATTTCATGAAAACTCTGGAAGCTTTGGAAAGGATCCGTTTCGATCAAATATTTTCGTTCAAGTACTCTGCCAGGCCTTCTACTGCAGCTCAATCCATGCCCGACCATATTCCCGAATCGGTGAAAATCGAGCGGCTGTCACGCGTCCATGAGCTTCAGGACCAAATCACGGAGCAATATCACCGATCCGCTGAAGGATCTGTCGAAGAGATTCTCGCAGAAGGCATTCGTCCCCAATCGTCCCAGGTGTTCGGCCGAACCCGTACGAACAAAATTGTCAATCTGGAAGACCCGGATTTGATCTGCCCGGGAGAACTGGTACGCGTACGCATCACTGAAGGGCTGAAACACTCGCTAAGAGCAGTCCGCGCGGTTTGA
- the dacB gene encoding D-alanyl-D-alanine carboxypeptidase/D-alanyl-D-alanine endopeptidase: MLMLRLKLFTYVNLGFKRPTRAGWMLFVVAVLFYQLLFSPSTALATRFDGQLEAILKRELPADFSVTLQVVESDTDRVLMEKNPDMPLVPASTMKIATSATALSVLKPDYVFVTEVTVDNARGGSVGNLYVRGFGDPYLVSEELYVLARELRERGLKEVRGNIAVDDSFFEPAPPLDENEKIGIRAYHAPYSALSLNFNSVKVIVRPGVRAGEPAEVALDPISEYAEVKSAVKTVKGNKPAQIEIFRNGGQKYRETIRVEGTIGEDAPIKNRYVNVSSPSLYAGEALREFLLREGIRVQGKIVQGRAPTNAVPYWEHTNSRPLSAIVYGLNKFSNNFMAEQINLTLGAQVNGVPGTREKGLAVIRDHLLSCGIPESSFTLSEASGLSRNNRISAAALVKVLQTAARDFTYNAEFMASFGVAGVDGTLKEKFTDAKLKRRLRAKTGNLRGVNALAGYAVSPDGKPLTFAIIVNGNSKVQHFIDYGERIMRAILDTPFPSHAHVTR, from the coding sequence ATGCTGATGCTGAGGCTGAAATTATTCACATACGTTAATCTGGGTTTCAAAAGACCGACCAGAGCAGGTTGGATGCTGTTCGTCGTGGCGGTTTTGTTCTACCAATTGCTCTTCAGTCCCAGTACAGCCTTAGCAACACGTTTTGACGGTCAGCTCGAAGCAATTCTCAAGAGAGAACTCCCGGCTGATTTTTCCGTAACCCTGCAGGTGGTGGAATCGGATACGGACCGCGTACTCATGGAAAAGAATCCGGACATGCCGCTGGTGCCGGCTTCCACCATGAAGATCGCAACCAGTGCGACAGCTCTGAGCGTGTTGAAACCCGATTACGTGTTCGTTACGGAAGTAACGGTCGATAATGCCCGGGGGGGCTCGGTGGGGAATTTGTACGTGAGGGGATTTGGAGATCCGTACCTGGTTTCCGAGGAGTTGTACGTCCTGGCAAGGGAGCTCAGGGAACGGGGACTCAAGGAGGTGCGAGGCAATATTGCGGTGGATGATTCGTTCTTTGAGCCAGCCCCACCGTTGGATGAAAACGAGAAAATCGGAATTCGCGCGTATCATGCCCCATACAGCGCTCTTTCCCTGAATTTTAACTCCGTCAAAGTGATCGTGAGGCCCGGTGTTCGCGCAGGTGAGCCGGCGGAAGTTGCGCTCGATCCAATTTCAGAGTACGCAGAGGTAAAATCAGCGGTGAAGACCGTGAAGGGCAACAAACCCGCACAGATAGAGATCTTCAGGAACGGGGGGCAGAAGTATCGAGAAACCATCCGTGTGGAGGGTACTATCGGGGAAGATGCTCCAATAAAGAATCGGTATGTGAATGTGTCGTCTCCGTCTCTGTATGCCGGGGAGGCATTGAGGGAATTTCTCCTCCGTGAGGGCATCAGGGTTCAGGGTAAAATAGTGCAGGGCAGGGCTCCGACCAATGCTGTACCCTACTGGGAGCATACGAATTCACGGCCCTTATCCGCGATCGTCTATGGACTTAACAAATTCAGCAACAATTTCATGGCGGAACAGATCAATCTGACACTGGGGGCCCAGGTGAACGGGGTGCCCGGCACCAGAGAAAAAGGGCTTGCGGTCATCAGAGACCACTTGCTTTCCTGTGGTATTCCTGAATCCTCCTTTACCTTGAGTGAAGCCAGCGGATTATCCCGCAATAATCGAATCTCCGCTGCTGCACTGGTGAAGGTTTTGCAGACCGCTGCCCGCGATTTCACGTACAATGCGGAATTCATGGCTTCTTTCGGGGTCGCCGGGGTAGACGGTACGCTGAAGGAAAAATTTACCGACGCGAAATTGAAGAGGCGACTCAGGGCTAAAACAGGAAATTTGCGAGGAGTAAATGCACTTGCGGGATATGCAGTTTCACCGGATGGAAAGCCGCTGACTTTTGCCATAATTGTGAACGGGAATAGTAAGGTACAGCATTTTATCGATTACGGAGAGCGAATCATGCGGGCCATTCTGGATACGCCATTTCCCTCTCATGCGCACGTGACAAGGTAA